In one Oryza glaberrima chromosome 2, OglaRS2, whole genome shotgun sequence genomic region, the following are encoded:
- the LOC127764509 gene encoding V-type proton ATPase subunit G1-like has translation MDANRRQGGIQQLLAAEQEAQQIVNAARSAKSARLRQAKEEAEREIAEYRAQMEAEFQRKVAESSGDSGANVKRLEQETDTKIAQLKEQAANVSPEVIQMLLRHVTTVKN, from the exons ATGGATGCTAACAGACGCCAAGGTGGAATTCAGCAATTATTGGCTGCAGAGCAAGAAGCTCAACAGATTGTGAATGCTGCTAGGAGCG CAAAATCAGCAAGGCTTCGTCAGGCAAAAGAGGAGGCTGAGAGAGAAATAGCTGAGTACCGTGCTCAGATGGAAGCTGAGTTCCAGAGGAAGGTTGCGGAG AGTAGCGGTGATTCTGGTGCAAACGTAAAACGGCTTGAGCAAGAAACTGACACGAAAATTGCGCAACTGAAGGAGCAGGCTGCAAATGTCTCCCCTGAAGTGATCCAGATGCTTCTTAGGCATGTAACCACCGTGAAGAACTGA